From one Macaca nemestrina isolate mMacNem1 chromosome 5, mMacNem.hap1, whole genome shotgun sequence genomic stretch:
- the LOC139363279 gene encoding LOW QUALITY PROTEIN: retrotransposon-derived protein PEG10 (The sequence of the model RefSeq protein was modified relative to this genomic sequence to represent the inferred CDS: inserted 3 bases in 2 codons; deleted 1 base in 1 codon) produces the protein NCSNCILSFKIWIIQIWDGLEFNFMLVMVEKGFAKQSIIVNNILEDYLTLQKRTHSQARMEXPSSNLVPVIIVSICPFRDSFKVWQTCSSAILHHHLLCITIWIKSNAAAINKMCVCSIHSSTHPPIHXHRHIHPHTHSSTHPPIYPPIHSSTHPLICPPIHPSICLPTHPSIIHPSIHPSIHPSIHPSIHPLIYIFTHLSTHSPIHPPIHPSIYLPIHPSIYLHIHPPIHPSIHLSTHPSTYPPIHSSIHPFIHPYTHLPIHPPIHLSMHPFTHHPIHPPIYPFTHLFIHLSTYPSTHPSIHPSIHPSIHPWNLFQSR, from the exons AACTGCAGTAATTGTATACTCTCATTTAAAATATGGATAATTCAGATATGGGATGGACTGGAGTTCAACTTTATGCTGGTTATGGTGGAAAAAGGATTTGCTAAGCAAAGTATCATTGTAAACAATATTTTAGAGGACTATTTAACTTTACAAAAGAGAACACACTCTCAAGCACGTATGG TGCCATCCTCAAACCTCGTGCCAGTTATAATAGTCTCCATATGCCCATTTAGGGATTCATTTAAGGTCTGGCAGACTTGCTCCTCAGCAATACTTCACCATCACTTGCTTTGTATTACTATATGGATTAAAAGTAATGCAGCCGCCATTAACAAAATGTGTGTAtgctccatccattcatccacccatccacccatcca ccaccgaCATATTCACCCAcacacccattcatccacccatccacctatctATCCACCCATTCACTCATCTACTCATCCACTCATCtgcccacccatccacccatccatctgtctacctacccacccatccatcattcatccatctatccatccatccatccatccatccatccatccatccatccatccactcatctataTATTTACCCATCTATCc acccattcacccatccatccacctatccacccatccatctatctacccattcacccatccatatATCTccacatccatccacccattcacccatccatccacctatccacccatccatccacctatccacccatccattcatccatccatccattcatacaTCCATATAcccatctacccattcatccacccattcacctaTCCATGCACCCATTCACCCATCAccctatccatccacccatttatccattcacccatctattcattcacctatccacctacccatctacccatccatccatccatccatccatccatccatccatccatccatggaATCTCTTTCAAAGCAGATGA